One window of the Verrucomicrobiota bacterium genome contains the following:
- a CDS encoding fucose isomerase: TFFAARSWTAPDNLKHVEFRPEGFYFPAGGASVYHFAAPGEVTLARLTRSGDTNRYRMAIMTGKFIKLAADKAEEKAKEVQDNWPHAYCKLDNCSLRTFVDGMNCNHIHAAYGNWRDELVTFCDVAGIEAAILRD; encoded by the coding sequence ACGTTCTTCGCCGCGCGCAGTTGGACCGCGCCCGACAACCTCAAGCACGTCGAGTTCCGGCCCGAGGGCTTCTACTTCCCCGCGGGCGGCGCGAGCGTGTACCACTTCGCCGCGCCGGGCGAGGTGACGCTGGCGCGGCTCACCCGCAGCGGCGACACGAACCGCTACCGCATGGCGATCATGACGGGCAAGTTCATCAAGCTCGCCGCCGACAAGGCCGAGGAGAAGGCCAAGGAGGTCCAGGACAACTGGCCGCACGCCTACTGCAAGCTCGACAACTGCTCGCTGCGGACTTTCGTCGATGGGATGAACTGCAACCACATCCACGCGGCGTACGGCAACTGGCGCGACGAGCTCGTTACGTTCTGCGACGTCGCCGGCATCGAGGCGGCCATCCTGCGCGATTAG